Proteins encoded together in one Myxocyprinus asiaticus isolate MX2 ecotype Aquarium Trade chromosome 21, UBuf_Myxa_2, whole genome shotgun sequence window:
- the ky gene encoding kyphoscoliosis peptidase: protein MSFTITKDINNKGNQTEESAIQTGTTDSNNDTKKHTFDFKVKNSVEKYEIQNASGSQIVQTRGNTENISPAKNDQGGSQLAEQNHPKHLTIVPLQDDVVSHKLLLENYQGKFCEEQRPSTKRQLSAESAAKSVSVRKRSTVIKSQEEIVKPRSLASPGTQPGRPYLPGVCSSKRKPRKLLFSSTEIFNKVDTYCIKKGKELRELEVFSAQNIARAVTEGARNDLEKLRAIWIWLCHNIEYDLEGYLGLSQKICSPDEVIRKGKGVCSGYSCLCVEMCREVGIECVEVSGYSKGVGYQAGLSLAEKHSDHEWNAVFVGGQWWLLDACWGAGTVNMETQTFMKRYDDFYFLTEPSEFINSHFPDDQTWQLLTTPISMEEFEMRPLKTSAFYQFGLTLTQPTQYKTTTDNGEALVSMSSSRPLTFSYEMRQRDPQTGAPKQEELDSSCGVLSVTRYGMKLRLLPPEPGAYEIKLFAQRESEPGALRWVCSLELECTSIQQRQTLPDNPYQSWGLVAGTSALGIKSCSVQGEEALEVGDGGECKVILLTSRPLMMVCELIHHELSTAVARRCLALQTAADQLVCNVMCPYKGFYRLSMFARDYDSEGGTFQNVGNYMLHCRTQVLNPNALYPADLGLWCGPGMRTQEAGLSHFSHTGAIVNAPQGRCNITFHCDSPDLQIHAALYAENPGAELHREAHFPLSRYVLLTFTDTKVTVSVCTPSAGVYRLGLYGRKSPQQDYMLLCDYIIRNVCDRLEDPFPFVYSAWGKGCVLLEPRSGVLAPQSMVSFRVRVPGAQRVCVVGEKRTDLKMNKSRVWEGEALTGNATQLKLATVTKETNDMHVLMIFDVINLKNEL, encoded by the exons ATGAGTTTCACAATAACAAAAG ATATCAACAACAAAGGCAACCAAACAGAAGAATCTGCAATTCAAACAGGAACCACAGATTCAAACAATGACACAAAGAAACACACCTTTGACTTCAAAGTCAAAAACAGTGTGGAGAAATACGAGATTCAAAATGCATCTGGAAGCCAAATAGTGCAGACCAGAGGGAACACTGAAAACATCAGCCCAGCCAAGAATGACCAAGGAGGTTCACAGTTAGCGGAGCAAAATCATCCAAAGCACTTAACCATTGTACCATTACAAGATGATGTTGTTTCACATAAGTTATTGTTGGAGAATTACCAAGGGAAGTTTTGTGAGGAACAACGGCCGAGCACAAAGCGGCAACTGTCCGCGGAGAGTGCAGCAAAGTCTGTAAGTGTAAGGAAGAGGAGCACTGTGATAAAGAGCCAAGAAGAGATTGTGAAACCCCGCTCACTTGCCAGCCCTGGCACACAGCCTGGGAGACCTTATTTACCTGGAGTCTGCTCCTCTAAGAGGAAACCCAGGAAACTCCTGTTCTCCAGCACTGAGATTTTCAACAAAGTAGACACATACTGTATCAAGAAAGGAAAGGAG TTGAGGGAACTGGAAGTATTCTCTGCTCAAAATATTGCTCGTGCAGTCACTGAGGGGGCCAGAAATGATCTGGAGAAACTTAGGGCCATATGGATCTGGCTATGCCATAATATTG AGTATGATTTGGAGGGATACCTTGGTCTTTCTCAGAAGATTTGCTCTCCTGATGAGGTTATCAGGAAGGGAAAGGGTGTATGTAGTGGATACTCTTGCCTCTGTGTGGAAATGTGCAG GGAGGTGGGCATTGAGTGTGTGGAGGTGAGTGGGTACAGCAAAGGTGTTGGATACCAGGCCGGGCTCAGTTTAGCTGAGAAGCATTCCGATCATGAGTGGAATGCCGTCTTCGTTGGGGGACAGTGGTGGCTGCTTGATGCGTGCTGGGGAGCTGGCACTGTCAACATGGAAACCCAAACATTTATGAAGAG GTATGATGACTTTTATTTCCTGACTGAGCCTAGTGAGTTTATAAACTCACATTTTCCTGATGATCAGACCTGGCAACTACTTACCACACCCATCTCCATGGAAGAATTTGAAATGAGACCCTTGAAGACCTCAGCGTTTTATCAGTTTGGATTGACCCTCACACAACCCACACAGTACAAAACAACCACAG ATAACGGGGAGGCACTTGTGTCCATGAGCTCCTCCAGACCATTGACCTTTTCATACGAAATGAGGCAGCGGGATCCTCAGACAGGGGCTCCAAAGCAGGAGGAGCTCGACAGCTCCTGTGGTGTCCTGTCAGTGACACGTTATGGGATGAAGCTGCGATTACTCCCCCCGGAACCTGGAGCCTACGAGATTAAGCTATTTGCCCAGCGAGAGAGTGAACCTGGTGCTCTGCGGTGGGTTTGTTCACTGGAGCTAGAGTGTACAAGCATCCAACAGAGGCAGACCCTGCCTGATAACCCCTACCAGAGCTGGGGCTTAGTAGCCGGGACATCGGCACTAGGCATCAAGAGCTGCAGTGTCCAAGGAGAAGAAGCTTTGGAAGTGGGTGACGGTGGGGAGTGCAAGGTGATCCTACTCACATCACGACCTCTGATGATGGTGTGTGAGCTCATTCACCATGAGCTCAGCACTGCTGTGGCCAGGCGCTGCCTTGCATTGCAAACAGCAGCAGACCAGCTGGTGTGCAATGTCATGTGCCCATACAAAGGATTTTACCGTCTTTCTATGTTCGCGCGGGATTACGACAGTGAAGGTGGAACTTTTCAAAATGTCGGGAACTATATGCTGCATTGTCGGACCCAAGTGTTAAATCCCAATGCACTGTATCCCGCTGACCTGGGCCTGTGGTGTGGTCCCGGGATGCGTACTCAAGAAGCTGGACTATCCCACTTTAGCCATACGGGGGCGATAGTGAATGCACCACAGGGCCGCTGCAACATCACCTTCCACTGTGACTCACCAGACCTGCAAATACATGCAGCTCTCTATGCAGAGAATCCAGGTGCTGAGCTGCACAGGGAAGCCCATTTTCCTCTATCCCGATATGTACTTCTGACATTTACAGACACTAAGGTAACCGTGAGTGTGTGCACACCTAGTGCCGGAGTCTATCGTCTTGGTCTTTATGGACGCAAATCACCTCAACAAGACTATATGCTGCTGTGTGATTACATTATCAGGAATGTGTGTGATAGGCTTGAAGATCCATTCCCTTTTGTGTATTCAGCATGGGGAAAAGGGTGTGTGTTGTTGGAGCCACGTTCAGGTGTGCTGGCTCCGCAAAGCATGGTGAGTTTCCGTGTCCGGGTACCAGGTGCCCAAAGAGTGTGTGTTGTTGGGGAGAAACGAACGGATCTAAAAATGAATAAGAGCAGAGTTTGGGAAGGTGAAGCTCTCACTGGAAACGCCACGCAACTTAAGCTTGCCACTGTCACCAAAGAAACCAATGATATGCATGTTCTCATGATATTTGATGTCATTAACCTGAAGAATGAATTGTGA